The proteins below come from a single Zonotrichia leucophrys gambelii isolate GWCS_2022_RI chromosome 3, RI_Zleu_2.0, whole genome shotgun sequence genomic window:
- the PERP gene encoding p53 apoptosis effector related to PMP-22: MVVCGLACWRCRWLLPLLLGLAIIMGIIALAGRGWLESESEPYVQQASLWESCTRGEEDLNWNCESLMDYGWGRAAAATYLVGFVILVICFALAVIAFSIEILRFNFVRGIGGLLFVVAAFQIIGLVIYPVKFTEDIPLTGDNMFSWAYGFGWASTVVVIGCAFFFCCLPNWEDEVLGNIKPTYYYSSPERAPYLN, from the exons ATGGTGGTGTGCGGCCTCGCCTGCTGGAGGTGCAGgtggctcctgcccctgctgctgggcctggccATCATCATGGGCATCATAGCCCTGGCGGGCCGCGGCTGGCTGGAGTCCGAGTCGGAGCCCTACGTGCAGCAAGCGTCGCTGTGGGAGAGCTGCACGCGGGGCGAGGAGGACCTCAACTGGAACTGCGAGTCCCTGATGGACTACG ggtgggggagagcagcagctgccacataCCTCGTTGGCTTTGTGATCCTGGTCATCTGTTTCGCCCTTGCAGTCATCGCGTTCTCCATCGAGATCCTCCGCTTCAACTTTGTGCGAGGAATTGGAGGCTTGCTCTTTGTTGTTG CTGCATTCCAGATCATTGGCTTGGTCATTTACCCAGTGAAATTCACAGAAGACATTCCACTGACAGGAGATAACATGTTCAGCTGGGCCTATGGTtttggctgggccagcactgtTGTTGTAATAGGTTGTGCTTTCTTCTTCTGCTGCCTCCCCAACTGGGAAGATGAAGTCCTGGGAAACATCAAGCCTACCTATTACTACTCCTCCCCAGAGAGAGCACCATACTTAAATTGA